From the genome of Gymnogyps californianus isolate 813 chromosome 17, ASM1813914v2, whole genome shotgun sequence, one region includes:
- the CSNK2A1 gene encoding casein kinase II subunit alpha — protein MSGPVPSRARVYTDVNTHRPREYWDYESHVVEWGNQDDYQLVRKLGRGKYSEVFEAINITNNEKVVVKILKPVKKKKIKREIKILENLRGGPNIITLADIVKDPVSRTPALVFEHVNNTDFKQLYQTLTDYDIRFYMYEILKALDYCHSMGIMHRDVKPHNVMIDHEHRKLRLIDWGLAEFYHPGQEYNVRVASRYFKGPELLVDYQMYDYSLDMWSLGCMLASMIFRKEPFFHGHDNYDQLVRIAKVLGTEDLYDYIDKYNIELDPRFNDILGRHSRKRWERFVHSENQHLVSPEALDFLDKLLRYDHQSRLTAREAMEHPYFYPIVKDQARMGSSNMPGGSTPVSSASMMSGISSVPTPSPLGPLAGSPVISATTTLGMPVPAAAGAQQ, from the exons ATGTCGGGACCCGTGCCGAGCAGGGCCAGAGTTTACACGGATGTGAACACACACAGACCCCGGGAGTACTGGGACTATGAATCGCATGTTGTTGAGTGGGG AAATCAAGATGACTACCAGCTAGTTCGAAAATTAGGCCGAGGCAAATACAGTGAAGTATTTGAAGCCATCAACattacaaataatgaaaaagtagtTGTTAAAATTCTCAAG CctgttaaaaagaagaaaatcaagcGTGAAATCAAGATCTTAGAGAACTTGCGAGGCGGTCCCAATATAATCACTCTTGCAGATATAGTAAAAGATCCTGTG tCTCGGACACCTGCTTTGGTTTTTGAACATGTAAACAACACAGACTTTAAG CAATTATACCAGACATTAACAGATTATGATATTCGATTCTACATGTATGAGATTTTGAAG GCTCTAGATTACTGCCATAGCATGGGAATCATGCACAGAGATGTCAAACCTCACAACGTCATGATTGACCACGAGCACAGAAAG CTTAGACTAATAGACTGGGGTTTGGCTGAATTCTATCACCCTGGCCAAGAGTACAATGTCAGAGTGGCTTCCAGATATTTCAAAGGACCTGAACTCCTTGTAGATTATCAG ATGTATGATTACAGTCTGGATATGTGGAGCTTGGGTTGCATGTTGGCTAGTATGATATTCCGAAAGGAGCCGTTTTTCCATGGCCATGACAACTATGATCAG CTGGTGAGGATAGCCAAGGTGCTGGGAACAGAAGATCTGTATGACTACATTGACAAATACAACATTGAACTGGATCCACGTTTCAATGACATCTTGGGCAG ACACTCCCGTAAGCGATGGGAGCGCTTTGTTCACAGTGAGAACCAACATCTGGTGAGTCCAGAAGCTCTGGATTTCTTAGACAAGCTGTTGCGATATGATCACCAGTCACGACTCACAGCGAGAGAAGCCATGGAACACCCCTACTTCT ATCCCATTGTGAAAGACCAAGCTCGGATGGGCTCGTCCAACATGCCGGGTGGCAGCACTCCTGTCAGCAGTGCGAGTATGATGTCAG GGATTTCTTCAGTGCCAACACCTTCACCCCTTGGACCTCTAGCAGGCTCACCCGTCATTTCTGCCACCACCACTCTGGGGATGCCcgttccagctgctgcaggcgcTCAGCAGTAG
- the TBC1D20 gene encoding TBC1 domain family member 20 isoform X2 gives MARRSPPRNGVGGHGKELREDNKDYQQVLLDVQRSLRRFPPGMPDDQREGLQEELIDIILHVLKRNPQLHYYQGYHDIVVTFLLVVGDRLATALVEKLSTHHLRDFMDPTMDNTKHILNYLMPIIDQVNPEVHDFMQSAEVGTIFALSWLITWFGHVLSDFRHVVRLYDFFLACHPLMPIYFAAVIVLYREQEVLDCECDMASVHHLLSQIPQDLPYERLISRAGDLFVQFPPSELAREAAQQQAERTAASTFKDFELASVQQRPDTVLKQRFRERLRVEERTKSILTKPRTNRFVKLAVMGLTVALGAAALAVVKSALEWAPKFELQIFP, from the exons ATGGCCCGGCGGAGCCCGCCGCGCAACGGTGTCGGCGGCCACG GAAAGGAGCTACGAGAGGACAATAAAGATTACCAGCAAGTGTTACTGGACGTGCAGCGATCCCTGCGCCGTTTCCCACCAG GGATGCCGGATGACCAGAGGGAAGGCTTGCAGGAAGAGCTCATCGATATTATCCTCCACGTCCTCAAGCGCAACCCCCAGCTGCACTACTACCAGGGCTACCATGACATCGTGGTCACCTTCCTCCTGGTGGTGGGGGACAGACTGGCCACGGCTCTGGTGGAAAAGCTTTCGACGCATCATCTCAG GGATTTTATGGACCCAACGATGGATAATACcaagcacattttaaattacCTGATGCCCATCATAGACCAGGTGAACCCTGAGGTGCATGACTTCATGCAGAG TGCGGAGGTGGGAACCATCTTTGCTCTCAGCTGGCTGATCACCTGGTTCGGGCACGTTTTGTCCGACTTCAGGCACGTCGTGCGATTATATGACTTCTTCCTGGCTTGCCATCCGCTGATGcccatttattttgctgctgtg ATCGTGCTGTACCGGGAGCAGGAAGTTCTGGACTGCGAGTGCGACATGGCCTCTGTCCACCACCTCCTGTCCCAGATCCCACAGGACCTTCCTTACGAGAGACTgatcagcagagctggggaccTTTTTGTCCAGTTCCCACCATCCGAACTTGCCAGggaggcagctcagcagcaggcTGAACG aacTGCGGCTTCCACTTTTAAGGACTTTGAGTTGGCGTCGGTGCAGCAGAGACCAGACACTGTGTTGAAGCAGCGCTTCAGGGAGCGGCTCCGAGTGGAGGAGCGGACAAAATCCATCTTGACAAAGCCAAGGACCAACCGCTTTGTCAAGCTGGCGGTGATGGGGCTGACGGTCGCGCTGggagcagctgccctggccgtggTGAAGAGCGCTCTGGAGTGGGCACCCAAGTTTGAACTGCAGATTTTCCCCTGA
- the TBC1D20 gene encoding TBC1 domain family member 20 isoform X1 yields MARRSPPRNGVGGHDFDSKKKRKVEEIYQALNSDPIDVAALRRMAISEGGLLTDEIRCKVWPKLLSVNTDDLPPLPGKELREDNKDYQQVLLDVQRSLRRFPPGMPDDQREGLQEELIDIILHVLKRNPQLHYYQGYHDIVVTFLLVVGDRLATALVEKLSTHHLRDFMDPTMDNTKHILNYLMPIIDQVNPEVHDFMQSAEVGTIFALSWLITWFGHVLSDFRHVVRLYDFFLACHPLMPIYFAAVIVLYREQEVLDCECDMASVHHLLSQIPQDLPYERLISRAGDLFVQFPPSELAREAAQQQAERTAASTFKDFELASVQQRPDTVLKQRFRERLRVEERTKSILTKPRTNRFVKLAVMGLTVALGAAALAVVKSALEWAPKFELQIFP; encoded by the exons ATGGCCCGGCGGAGCCCGCCGCGCAACGGTGTCGGCGGCCACG ACTTTGattctaagaagaaaagaaaagtggagGAAATTTATCAGGCTCTGAACAGCGACCCCATCGACGTGGCTGCGCTCAGGCGGATGGCGATCAGCGAGGGGGGGCTCTTGACAGATGAGATTCGTTGCAAAGTGTGGCCGAAGCTGCTAAGTGTTAATACAGACGACCTGCCCCCTCTTCCAG GAAAGGAGCTACGAGAGGACAATAAAGATTACCAGCAAGTGTTACTGGACGTGCAGCGATCCCTGCGCCGTTTCCCACCAG GGATGCCGGATGACCAGAGGGAAGGCTTGCAGGAAGAGCTCATCGATATTATCCTCCACGTCCTCAAGCGCAACCCCCAGCTGCACTACTACCAGGGCTACCATGACATCGTGGTCACCTTCCTCCTGGTGGTGGGGGACAGACTGGCCACGGCTCTGGTGGAAAAGCTTTCGACGCATCATCTCAG GGATTTTATGGACCCAACGATGGATAATACcaagcacattttaaattacCTGATGCCCATCATAGACCAGGTGAACCCTGAGGTGCATGACTTCATGCAGAG TGCGGAGGTGGGAACCATCTTTGCTCTCAGCTGGCTGATCACCTGGTTCGGGCACGTTTTGTCCGACTTCAGGCACGTCGTGCGATTATATGACTTCTTCCTGGCTTGCCATCCGCTGATGcccatttattttgctgctgtg ATCGTGCTGTACCGGGAGCAGGAAGTTCTGGACTGCGAGTGCGACATGGCCTCTGTCCACCACCTCCTGTCCCAGATCCCACAGGACCTTCCTTACGAGAGACTgatcagcagagctggggaccTTTTTGTCCAGTTCCCACCATCCGAACTTGCCAGggaggcagctcagcagcaggcTGAACG aacTGCGGCTTCCACTTTTAAGGACTTTGAGTTGGCGTCGGTGCAGCAGAGACCAGACACTGTGTTGAAGCAGCGCTTCAGGGAGCGGCTCCGAGTGGAGGAGCGGACAAAATCCATCTTGACAAAGCCAAGGACCAACCGCTTTGTCAAGCTGGCGGTGATGGGGCTGACGGTCGCGCTGggagcagctgccctggccgtggTGAAGAGCGCTCTGGAGTGGGCACCCAAGTTTGAACTGCAGATTTTCCCCTGA
- the NRSN2 gene encoding LOW QUALITY PROTEIN: neurensin-2 (The sequence of the model RefSeq protein was modified relative to this genomic sequence to represent the inferred CDS: inserted 1 base in 1 codon), with translation MLSVTPRMWPQPCYPSRVLVAKTEPWSVALPTARPGPPVPPPGPMPTXEPDCSCGPSVAHGKWYGVRSYLHLFYEDCTGASPDGDEDGSLPHGAWAPLIWKVSLSTGTLFLLMGAATLAAGSLVPPKLEGIGEEEFVVLDMQAVRYNHALGTCRLVGMVLCAAAGALGTIGILSCALAPCRPREEEQQLSPILRGSPPPQPPAAFAPAGTAMPFGISHVHGIQPRRDT, from the exons ATGCTCTCGGTCACCCCCAGGATGTGGCCTCAGCCTTGCTACCCCAGCCGGGTCCTGGTGGCCAAGACAGAGCCCt GGTCCGTTGCCCTCCCCACGGCCCGGCCTggcccccccgtcccccccccagGCCCGATGCCCA CGGAGCCGGATTGCAGCTGCGGGCCCAGCGTGGCGCACGGGAAGTGGTACGGGGTCCGCTCCTACCTCCACCTCTTCTACGAGGACTGCACCGGGGCCAGCCCTGACGGGGATGAGGATGGGTCCTTGCCCCACGGAGCCTGGGCCCCCCTCATCTGGAAG GTGAGCCTCTCCACGGGGACCCTGTTCCTGCTCATGGGGGCCGCCACGCTGGCTGCCGGCTCCCTGGTCCCCCCGAAGCTGGAGGGGATCGGGGAGGAAGAGTTCGTGGTGCTGGACATGCAGGCGGTGCGGTACAACCACGCACTGGGGACGTGCCGGCTGGTGGGCATGGTGCTGTGTGCGGCAGCCGGGGCGCTGGGCACCATTGGGATCCTCTCCTGTGCGCTGGCCCCGTGCCGCCCCcgggaagaggagcagcagctctcGCCCATCCTGCGTGGCAgccccccgccgcagcccccagcCGCCTTCGCCCCGGCGGGGACAGCGATGCCTTTCGGCATCTCCCACGTTCACGGCATCCAGCCCCGGCGGGACACCTGA